From one Bacteroides eggerthii genomic stretch:
- the traN gene encoding conjugative transposon protein TraN produces MDKKGIVTAFLLAAGLLGTPNVQAQRTYEEMEQLTVNEQVTTVITASEPVRFVDISTDKVVGDQPIDNIVRLKPKEGGHEDGEVLAIVTIVTERYRTQYALLYTTRVREAVTDKEIQLQERNAYHNPAVSMSTVDMTRFARRIWNSPAKIRNVATKAHRMTMRLNNIYSVGEYFFIDFSIENRTNIRFDIDEIRVKLADKKLTKATNAQVIELTPALVLEAGKTFRHGYRNVVVVKKMTFPNDKVLTIEMTEKQISGRNISLNIDYEDVLSADSFSAALLEEE; encoded by the coding sequence ATGGACAAAAAAGGAATCGTAACGGCATTTCTTCTGGCGGCAGGGCTGCTGGGAACGCCGAATGTACAGGCACAACGAACCTACGAGGAGATGGAACAACTTACGGTAAATGAACAGGTAACGACGGTCATCACGGCCTCGGAACCGGTACGCTTCGTGGACATCTCCACAGATAAGGTTGTCGGCGACCAACCGATAGACAATATCGTCCGCCTGAAACCGAAAGAGGGCGGACACGAGGACGGCGAGGTGCTGGCCATCGTGACTATCGTAACGGAACGCTACCGCACGCAGTATGCGCTGCTCTACACCACACGGGTGCGGGAGGCGGTAACTGACAAGGAAATCCAGTTGCAGGAACGGAACGCCTATCACAACCCGGCGGTCTCGATGTCCACCGTGGATATGACACGCTTCGCCCGGCGTATCTGGAACTCGCCCGCGAAGATCCGCAACGTCGCCACCAAGGCACATCGCATGACCATGCGGCTGAACAACATCTACTCCGTGGGTGAGTATTTCTTCATCGACTTCTCGATAGAGAACCGGACGAACATCCGCTTCGACATCGACGAGATACGGGTGAAGCTGGCAGACAAGAAACTGACCAAGGCGACCAACGCACAGGTCATCGAACTGACCCCGGCACTGGTGCTGGAGGCGGGCAAGACGTTCCGGCACGGCTACCGGAATGTGGTCGTGGTCAAGAAAATGACGTTCCCGAACGACAAGGTGCTGACCATCGAGATGACGGAGAAACAAATCAGCGGGCGTAACATCAGCCTGAATATCGACTATGAGGACGTGCTGTCAGCCGATTCGTTCAGCGCGGCATTGCTGGAGGAGGAATGA
- a CDS encoding DNA-methyltransferase, translated as MIETDRIYLMDCMEGMKQIADGSVDAIIADLPYGVLNRSNPSVNWDRQIPLAALWEQYRRITKPDSPIILFGQGLFSAWLMLSQPRLWRYNLVWQKDRVTGHLNAKRMPFRQHEDILVFYKKQPAYHPQMTPCPPERRNHGRRKTEGFTNRCYGTMKLSPVRIADDKYPTSVIFMPKEHKKGAFYHPTQKPVALMEYLIRTYTDEGDVVLDNCIGSGTTAVAAIRTGRHYIGFEIEQAYCEIAERRIQEELECRNKVQEEKEIREEKQNQ; from the coding sequence ATGATAGAGACGGATCGCATTTACCTTATGGACTGCATGGAGGGCATGAAACAGATAGCGGATGGTAGCGTGGACGCCATAATCGCCGACCTACCTTACGGGGTGTTAAATCGCAGCAATCCGTCGGTGAACTGGGACCGCCAGATACCGTTAGCAGCCTTGTGGGAGCAATACCGGCGGATTACCAAGCCGGACAGCCCCATTATCCTGTTCGGGCAGGGGCTTTTCTCCGCATGGCTCATGCTGTCGCAACCCCGGCTATGGCGGTACAACCTCGTGTGGCAGAAAGATCGGGTGACGGGACATCTCAATGCCAAACGTATGCCGTTCCGGCAGCACGAGGATATTCTGGTATTCTATAAAAAACAGCCGGCCTATCATCCGCAGATGACACCGTGTCCTCCGGAACGGAGAAATCACGGGAGGCGTAAAACGGAGGGATTTACCAACCGTTGTTACGGAACGATGAAACTCTCACCGGTACGCATAGCCGATGACAAATATCCGACCTCGGTCATCTTCATGCCGAAGGAACACAAGAAAGGCGCGTTCTACCACCCGACACAAAAGCCCGTGGCGTTGATGGAGTACCTGATACGGACCTACACCGACGAAGGCGATGTTGTACTGGATAACTGTATCGGGTCAGGCACAACCGCCGTGGCCGCTATCCGCACGGGACGGCACTACATCGGATTTGAAATCGAACAGGCGTACTGCGAGATTGCCGAGCGGCGGATTCAGGAGGAACTGGAATGCAGGAACAAGGTACAAGAGGAAAAAGAGATAAGGGAAGAAAAACAAAATCAATAA
- a CDS encoding helix-turn-helix domain-containing protein — MGATNYTTNSDMLTLLALRVKEYRLAARMSQKELAEQSGVSQTTISHFEQGVSRNLTLANFISLLRALGQEQRLAEILPELPMPPMALREIEKLIPKRVRRGKK, encoded by the coding sequence ATGGGAGCAACGAACTATACCACAAACAGCGATATGCTGACGCTTCTGGCGTTGCGTGTCAAGGAGTACCGTCTGGCAGCTCGCATGAGCCAGAAGGAGCTGGCCGAACAGTCGGGCGTGAGCCAGACGACAATCAGCCATTTTGAACAAGGGGTCAGCCGTAACCTAACCTTGGCCAATTTCATCTCCCTGCTGCGTGCGCTCGGTCAGGAACAGCGGCTCGCGGAAATCCTGCCGGAACTGCCCATGCCGCCGATGGCACTTCGGGAAATTGAGAAACTGATACCTAAACGAGTTAGGAGGGGCAAGAAATGA
- a CDS encoding DUF4313 domain-containing protein translates to MEIQFAIVRSENREYLCYKAGEAYVDASNPMIAFAAGEDEFEIVEPDSSFRQKEYEFRGEQYYLVPEFYRNGWLALTLVMVEDEDEYIVLSVNLEEMDALGLPDRTFIDVNHYPEAMEFLVKNGLATDSEYKRRSGFVEYPMAMLNLPLLYQHNPQIFQKANIELFGEECF, encoded by the coding sequence ATGGAAATTCAATTTGCTATCGTGCGTTCCGAAAACAGAGAGTATTTGTGCTACAAAGCAGGTGAAGCGTATGTAGATGCCAGTAACCCTATGATTGCTTTTGCCGCAGGTGAAGATGAATTTGAAATCGTAGAGCCGGACAGCTCTTTCAGGCAGAAAGAATACGAGTTCAGAGGCGAACAGTATTACCTCGTACCAGAGTTTTACCGCAATGGTTGGTTGGCTCTCACCTTGGTAATGGTGGAAGATGAAGACGAATATATCGTGCTTTCCGTTAATTTGGAGGAAATGGACGCACTCGGTCTGCCGGACCGTACATTTATCGACGTCAATCATTACCCCGAAGCAATGGAGTTCTTGGTGAAAAACGGACTGGCGACCGATTCCGAGTATAAGCGCAGGAGCGGCTTCGTGGAATACCCTATGGCTATGTTGAACCTGCCGCTTCTTTATCAGCATAACCCGCAAATTTTCCAAAAAGCGAACATCGAGCTATTCGGAGAAGAATGTTTTTGA
- a CDS encoding ParA family protein: MTKIIAVLNHKGGVGKTTTTINLAAALQQKKKRVLAIDMDGQANLTESFGLSIEEEQTVYGAMKGKYPLPLVETAGGVTVVPSCLDLSAAEAELINEPGRELILSGLIAKSLDHRKFDYILIDCPPSLGLLTLNALTAADYLIIPVQAQFLAMRGMAKIMNVIATVQERLNPKLAIGGIVITQFDKRKTLNKSVAELVKDSFCDKVFKTVIRDNVSLAEAPIKGKNIFEYSKNSNGAKDYMALAQEVLKLK; encoded by the coding sequence ATGACAAAAATAATTGCGGTTCTAAACCATAAAGGCGGGGTCGGAAAGACGACCACCACCATCAATCTGGCTGCGGCCTTGCAGCAGAAGAAAAAGCGCGTGCTGGCTATCGACATGGATGGTCAGGCAAATCTCACGGAATCCTTCGGCCTCTCCATTGAGGAGGAACAGACCGTGTACGGGGCGATGAAAGGCAAATACCCCTTGCCGTTAGTTGAAACGGCAGGAGGTGTTACCGTCGTACCGTCCTGTCTCGATCTCTCGGCTGCCGAGGCCGAACTCATCAACGAGCCGGGACGGGAACTGATATTGAGCGGGCTAATAGCCAAATCGCTCGATCACCGGAAATTCGATTATATCCTTATCGACTGTCCACCCTCGCTGGGATTGCTTACACTGAACGCCCTTACTGCGGCAGACTACCTGATTATCCCGGTACAGGCACAGTTCCTCGCCATGCGCGGCATGGCCAAAATCATGAACGTGATTGCCACCGTCCAGGAACGCTTGAACCCGAAACTCGCCATTGGCGGTATCGTCATTACGCAGTTTGACAAACGCAAGACGCTGAACAAGAGCGTGGCCGAACTCGTCAAGGATTCATTCTGCGACAAGGTGTTCAAGACCGTTATACGGGACAATGTATCTTTGGCCGAAGCGCCCATAAAGGGCAAGAACATCTTCGAGTACAGCAAGAACAGCAACGGGGCTAAGGACTACATGGCTCTGGCGCAAGAGGTACTGAAATTAAAATAA
- a CDS encoding YhcG family protein, with protein MRGVAVKTINQATTLRNWIIGCYIVEYEQNGSDRAKYGDNLLKSLEKRIGQKGLNVTLFQLSRLFYRDYPHIGTLVSANHATALHKLPLSEIYATVSHKLPEIDSFAVNKKNAGKLSEQFNTPPENLVSALSFSHIRELLTIEDPLVRFFYETECIRGTWSVRELRRQIVSNLHIRIGLSEDKMKAMMLADSKAERHTPLLQIRDPYTFEFLGLQAKDVVTESDIEEALLGHLQEFLLELGKGFCFEARQKRIIIDGEYYFADLVFYNRLLHCNVIVELKNDEFRHEHIGQLNAYVSYYAENEMQPGDNPPVGILLCTHKGKKMVEYALGSMDNHLFVSTYQLQLPNRQQLEQFLMDECREQSSEV; from the coding sequence ATGCGTGGGGTGGCGGTTAAAACCATCAATCAGGCAACCACGTTACGCAATTGGATAATCGGATGTTATATTGTTGAATACGAACAAAATGGCAGCGACCGGGCCAAGTACGGGGACAATCTGCTGAAAAGTCTGGAAAAACGTATCGGGCAAAAGGGCCTGAATGTCACCCTTTTCCAACTTTCACGATTGTTTTATAGAGATTATCCGCATATCGGTACACTGGTTTCCGCAAATCATGCGACGGCGTTGCATAAATTGCCGTTATCAGAAATTTATGCGACAGTGTCGCACAAATTGCCGGAAATTGACTCTTTCGCTGTTAATAAGAAAAATGCAGGCAAGCTTTCTGAACAGTTCAATACACCCCCTGAGAATTTGGTTTCTGCACTTTCCTTTTCGCATATCAGGGAGTTGCTTACGATAGAAGACCCGTTGGTACGTTTTTTCTATGAAACGGAATGTATTCGGGGAACATGGAGTGTGCGTGAATTACGCCGTCAGATTGTTTCCAACCTTCACATTCGCATCGGACTGTCGGAGGATAAGATGAAAGCGATGATGCTTGCAGACAGCAAGGCAGAGCGACACACCCCGCTTTTGCAGATACGCGACCCCTATACGTTTGAGTTTCTCGGTCTCCAAGCCAAAGATGTCGTTACGGAAAGCGATATTGAAGAAGCCCTGCTCGGACACTTGCAGGAGTTCTTGCTGGAACTTGGGAAAGGCTTCTGTTTCGAGGCGCGTCAGAAACGCATCATCATAGACGGAGAATATTATTTTGCGGATCTCGTTTTCTACAACCGGTTGCTTCATTGCAATGTCATTGTGGAATTAAAAAATGACGAGTTCCGCCATGAACACATAGGACAGCTGAATGCCTATGTCAGCTATTATGCCGAGAATGAAATGCAGCCGGGCGACAATCCTCCGGTCGGTATTTTGCTTTGTACACACAAAGGAAAGAAGATGGTGGAATACGCCCTTGGCAGTATGGATAATCATCTTTTTGTTTCGACATACCAGTTACAGTTGCCAAACCGTCAGCAATTAGAACAGTTCTTGATGGACGAATGTCGGGAACAGTCCTCGGAAGTGTGA
- a CDS encoding type II toxin-antitoxin system HipA family toxin, with product MIESLDVILWDKKVGTLVANREGHRSKACFYFDSDYVRNGYDIAPLRAPVKGVAAQRGLPVYPDEERLFGGLPSFIADSLPDHWGNTVFNEWAKVHHIRMRDLSALDRLAYIGRRGMGALEFVPPTAEELETPFKVEIADLYQLARQAFEEAGRFNVPVSGNLMVESLFKVGTSAGGRRPKAVVNVNFEEGQCYSGQVATPYPGYTPMIVKFDEHQKMPTTRIEYSYYLMAVDAELQMMPSRLLEGEQTAHFLTERFDRQNGKKVHIQTLAAMNPSADSYEALFEAACRIGVPPGELRQLFRSMVLNVLGGNVDDHNKNFSFLMDDDGHWHVAPTYDYTFSVDPDAPYYVNRHSMTINNKTEGITAEDLLEVARRYGIKAAEPFIEKAIGIVSHYPEYGREAGVGEEWIGTIEKEIAARIECVSDNRADRLK from the coding sequence ATGATAGAAAGTCTCGATGTAATCCTATGGGATAAAAAGGTCGGCACGCTTGTCGCCAACCGGGAAGGACACCGCAGCAAAGCCTGTTTCTACTTCGACAGCGATTATGTCCGCAACGGCTATGATATCGCCCCGCTCCGTGCGCCGGTAAAAGGGGTTGCCGCACAGCGCGGCCTGCCGGTCTATCCCGATGAAGAGCGGCTTTTCGGCGGCCTGCCGTCGTTCATAGCCGATTCACTGCCCGACCATTGGGGAAACACCGTGTTCAACGAATGGGCCAAAGTGCATCATATCCGTATGAGGGACTTGTCCGCCCTCGACCGTCTCGCCTATATCGGACGGCGTGGCATGGGGGCATTGGAGTTCGTCCCGCCCACTGCCGAGGAACTGGAGACACCGTTCAAGGTCGAGATCGCCGATCTCTACCAACTGGCCCGGCAGGCTTTCGAGGAAGCCGGACGGTTCAACGTCCCGGTATCGGGCAACCTGATGGTCGAAAGCCTGTTCAAGGTGGGTACGTCCGCAGGAGGGCGACGGCCCAAGGCAGTGGTCAACGTCAATTTCGAGGAGGGACAATGTTACTCCGGACAGGTGGCGACCCCTTATCCGGGCTACACGCCGATGATCGTCAAGTTCGACGAACACCAGAAGATGCCGACGACACGGATAGAATACAGCTATTACCTGATGGCTGTGGATGCCGAGCTTCAGATGATGCCGAGCCGCCTGCTTGAAGGCGAGCAGACAGCGCACTTCCTGACCGAGCGTTTCGACCGCCAGAACGGCAAGAAGGTGCATATCCAGACATTGGCTGCCATGAACCCCTCGGCGGATTCTTACGAAGCACTGTTCGAGGCAGCTTGCCGTATCGGCGTGCCGCCGGGGGAACTCCGGCAACTGTTCCGCTCGATGGTGCTGAACGTTCTGGGCGGGAACGTCGATGACCATAACAAGAATTTCAGCTTCCTGATGGACGACGACGGGCATTGGCACGTTGCTCCGACCTATGACTACACGTTCTCGGTCGATCCGGACGCACCGTATTACGTCAACCGCCACAGCATGACAATCAACAACAAGACGGAGGGCATTACTGCGGAGGATTTGCTGGAAGTAGCCCGCCGGTATGGTATAAAGGCCGCAGAGCCGTTCATAGAAAAGGCCATAGGTATCGTCTCGCATTACCCGGAATACGGCCGGGAGGCCGGTGTCGGAGAGGAATGGATAGGAACGATAGAAAAGGAAATCGCCGCACGAATAGAGTGCGTGAGCGACAACCGGGCAGACCGATTAAAATAG
- a CDS encoding type IV secretory system conjugative DNA transfer family protein, translating to MEESKELQGFYRIFRAVVYVSVLMEFFEYAIDPAMLDHWGGILCDIHGRIKQWTIYNDGNLVYSKVATVLLICITCIGTRAKKHLEFNARRQVLYPLISGFVLLVLSVWLFGYPMEARLYTLPLNIIFYMTTSLVGVILVHVALDNISKFLKEGLMKDRFNFENESFEQCEELIETPYSVNIPMRYYYKGKFRKGWTNITNCFRGTWVVGTPGSGKTFSIIEPFIRQHSAKGFAMVVYDYKFPTLATKLYYHYKKNQKLGKLPQGCQFNMINFVDVEYSRRVNPIQAKYINNLAAASETAETLLESLQKGKKEGGGGSDQFFQTSAVNFLAACIYFFVNYEREPYDVKGNKLYAEKRQDPETKFWKPTGVVRDKEGGEIVEPAYWLGKYSDMPHILSFLNESYQTIFEVLETDNEVAPLLGPFQTAFKNKAMEQLEGMIGTLRVYTSRLATKESYWIFHRDGDDFDLKVSDPKNPSYLLIANDPEMESIIGALNALILNRLVTRVNTGQGKNIPVSIIVDELPTLYFHKIDRLIGTARSNKVSVTLGFQELPQLEADYGKVGMQKIITTVGNVVSGSARAKETLEWLSSDIFGKVVQIKKGVTIDRDKTSINLNENMDSLVPASKISDMPTGWICGQTARDFIQTKTGIGGSMNVQESEEFKTSKFFCKTDFDMKEIKKEEAAYVPLPKFYTFKSREERERILYRNFVNVGIEVKEMIKDVLNKRGAK from the coding sequence ATGGAAGAGAGCAAGGAATTACAGGGATTTTACCGGATATTCCGTGCGGTGGTATATGTCTCCGTACTGATGGAGTTTTTCGAGTATGCCATCGACCCGGCTATGCTGGACCACTGGGGCGGCATACTCTGCGACATTCACGGACGTATCAAGCAGTGGACCATCTATAACGACGGAAACCTCGTGTACAGTAAGGTCGCCACGGTGCTACTCATCTGCATTACATGTATAGGCACCAGAGCCAAGAAACATTTGGAGTTCAACGCCCGGCGGCAGGTCTTGTACCCACTCATAAGCGGTTTTGTTCTGTTAGTGCTGTCCGTATGGCTGTTCGGTTATCCGATGGAGGCACGACTTTATACGCTGCCGCTGAATATTATCTTCTATATGACAACTTCCCTCGTGGGGGTTATCCTCGTGCATGTCGCACTGGACAACATCTCCAAGTTCCTCAAGGAGGGACTGATGAAGGACCGCTTCAACTTCGAGAACGAGAGTTTCGAGCAGTGCGAGGAACTGATAGAGACCCCGTACAGCGTGAATATCCCTATGCGGTATTACTACAAGGGCAAATTTCGTAAAGGCTGGACCAACATAACCAACTGTTTCCGTGGAACGTGGGTAGTCGGAACACCGGGGTCGGGTAAGACATTCAGTATCATCGAGCCGTTTATCCGGCAGCACTCGGCCAAGGGATTCGCAATGGTGGTCTATGACTATAAGTTCCCGACTCTGGCTACGAAGCTGTACTACCACTACAAGAAAAACCAGAAACTCGGCAAGCTGCCCCAAGGCTGCCAGTTCAACATGATTAATTTCGTGGACGTGGAGTACAGCCGCCGGGTAAATCCCATTCAGGCGAAATACATCAACAACCTCGCTGCGGCCAGCGAGACGGCGGAGACGCTGTTGGAGAGCCTGCAAAAAGGCAAGAAAGAGGGAGGCGGTGGCAGCGACCAGTTCTTCCAGACCTCGGCTGTGAACTTCCTCGCCGCCTGCATCTATTTCTTCGTGAACTACGAGCGCGAGCCTTATGATGTCAAAGGAAACAAACTGTACGCAGAGAAACGGCAAGACCCTGAAACGAAATTCTGGAAGCCAACGGGTGTGGTGCGGGACAAAGAGGGCGGAGAAATCGTTGAACCTGCCTACTGGCTGGGAAAATACTCGGACATGCCGCATATCCTGTCGTTCCTGAATGAGAGTTACCAAACCATTTTCGAGGTACTGGAGACCGACAACGAGGTAGCCCCATTGCTCGGTCCGTTCCAGACGGCTTTCAAAAACAAGGCAATGGAGCAGCTGGAAGGTATGATAGGTACGCTGCGTGTCTATACCTCGCGCTTGGCGACCAAAGAGAGTTACTGGATATTCCATCGTGACGGCGACGACTTCGACCTGAAGGTGAGCGACCCGAAGAATCCGAGTTACCTGCTGATAGCGAACGACCCGGAGATGGAGAGCATTATCGGGGCACTGAACGCCCTTATTTTGAACCGTCTCGTTACCCGCGTAAATACCGGGCAGGGCAAGAACATCCCCGTGAGCATTATCGTGGACGAGCTGCCGACACTTTATTTCCACAAGATAGACCGCCTGATCGGTACGGCACGAAGCAACAAGGTGAGCGTGACGCTCGGTTTCCAAGAGCTGCCGCAGCTCGAAGCGGATTACGGAAAGGTGGGTATGCAAAAAATCATCACGACGGTGGGCAATGTGGTGAGCGGTTCAGCCCGTGCCAAGGAGACGCTGGAATGGCTGTCAAGCGACATATTCGGCAAGGTGGTGCAAATCAAAAAGGGTGTCACGATAGACCGGGACAAAACTTCCATCAACCTGAATGAAAACATGGACAGCCTCGTACCCGCCTCGAAAATCTCGGATATGCCGACGGGCTGGATATGCGGTCAGACGGCACGGGACTTCATCCAAACAAAAACCGGTATAGGAGGTTCGATGAACGTACAGGAATCGGAGGAGTTCAAGACCTCGAAGTTCTTCTGCAAAACGGATTTCGACATGAAGGAAATCAAGAAGGAGGAAGCTGCGTATGTACCACTGCCGAAGTTCTACACGTTCAAGTCGAGGGAGGAACGGGAACGCATTCTTTACCGGAATTTCGTGAATGTGGGAATAGAGGTGAAAGAAATGATAAAGGACGTGCTGAACAAAAGGGGTGCGAAATAG
- the traM gene encoding conjugative transposon protein TraM, which yields MNNIFKRINFRQPKYMLPAILYIPLLGTSYFIFDLFHTEKAEVQDKTLQTTEFLNPELPDAQIKGGDGIGSKYENMAKSWGKIQDYSAVDNIERDEPDDNQEEYESQYTEEDIALLDRQEKEKDLAAEAADAKRREQEALAELEKALAEARLRGQREVMPSATDSTATVAPPDTMTQTKGTIDEESRSVKAPAETDKASEVVKKVKTTSDYFNTLAKDAREPKLIKAIIDENIKAVDGSRVRLRLLDDIEINESVVRRGTYLYATVSGFSSGRVKGSINSILVEDELVKVSLSIYDTDGLEGLYVPISQFRETSKDVASSAMSGSMNMNTSGYGNSLAQWGMQAVNNAYQKTSNAISKAIKKNKVKLKYGTFVYLVNGRENRN from the coding sequence ATGAACAATATCTTCAAGAGAATCAATTTCAGGCAGCCGAAGTATATGCTTCCGGCTATCCTCTATATCCCCCTTCTCGGCACGTCGTACTTCATTTTCGACCTGTTCCATACCGAGAAGGCCGAGGTACAGGACAAGACACTCCAGACGACCGAGTTCCTGAATCCCGAATTGCCGGACGCCCAAATCAAGGGCGGCGACGGTATCGGCAGCAAGTATGAGAACATGGCCAAATCATGGGGCAAGATACAAGATTATTCCGCTGTGGACAACATCGAGCGGGACGAACCGGACGATAACCAAGAGGAATATGAATCGCAATACACCGAAGAGGATATCGCCCTGCTTGACCGGCAGGAAAAGGAGAAAGATCTGGCAGCGGAAGCGGCCGATGCCAAGAGGCGGGAGCAGGAAGCTCTCGCAGAACTGGAAAAAGCACTCGCCGAAGCGAGGTTGAGAGGACAACGGGAGGTCATGCCGTCCGCAACGGACAGCACCGCAACGGTGGCTCCGCCGGACACGATGACGCAGACCAAGGGAACCATCGACGAGGAAAGCCGTTCGGTCAAAGCTCCTGCGGAGACGGACAAGGCAAGCGAGGTGGTGAAGAAGGTAAAGACGACTTCGGACTACTTCAACACACTGGCGAAAGATGCACGGGAACCGAAACTCATCAAGGCGATCATCGACGAAAACATCAAGGCCGTGGACGGCTCGCGTGTGCGGCTGCGCCTGCTGGACGACATCGAAATCAACGAGAGCGTGGTCAGGCGTGGTACTTACCTGTATGCCACAGTCAGCGGTTTCTCTTCCGGACGTGTAAAAGGAAGCATCAACAGCATATTGGTGGAGGACGAACTGGTCAAGGTCAGCTTGTCAATCTACGATACGGACGGGCTGGAAGGACTTTACGTACCCATCAGCCAATTCCGCGAGACAAGCAAGGACGTGGCGAGCAGTGCCATGTCGGGCAGTATGAACATGAATACCAGCGGATACGGTAACAGCCTCGCCCAATGGGGTATGCAGGCGGTGAACAATGCCTACCAGAAAACGAGTAACGCCATCAGCAAGGCCATCAAGAAAAACAAGGTGAAGCTGAAATACGGGACGTTTGTGTATCTGGTGAACGGACGGGAAAACAGGAACTAA
- a CDS encoding plasmid partition protein ParG, with protein MSKSDLLKDSMKGGLDGLLSSTKKSTGGKQPVAAPTEKETAVHCNFVINKSIHTRMKFLAIKKNMSLKDIVNEAMKEYLEKNEQ; from the coding sequence ATGAGCAAGAGCGATTTACTGAAAGACAGTATGAAGGGCGGACTGGACGGGTTGCTGTCGTCCACGAAAAAATCTACCGGCGGAAAACAGCCGGTAGCAGCCCCCACGGAGAAAGAAACGGCGGTTCATTGCAACTTCGTCATCAACAAAAGTATTCATACCCGTATGAAATTCCTCGCCATCAAGAAGAACATGTCGCTGAAAGACATCGTGAACGAGGCAATGAAAGAATATCTGGAAAAGAACGAACAGTAA